One window of Nostoc sp. C052 genomic DNA carries:
- the tgt gene encoding tRNA guanosine(34) transglycosylase Tgt translates to MSANFSFQCLACCSQTKARAGVFFTPHGLVETPRFMPVGTLANVKTITPAQLRDTGAQMILSNTYHLHLQPGEAIVAGGGGLHKFMGWNGPMLTDSGGFQVFSLSEMRKITEEGVTFRSPHDGRIINLTPERSIEIQNTLGADVIMAFDECPPYPATREEVETATDRTYRWLERCITAHQNSEQALFGIVQGGVYLDLRCRAAEALAKLDLPGYAIGGVSVGEPPEMMAEIVKVTAPLLPPDKPRYLMGVGTYREMAIAIASGVDLFDCVIPTRWARHGTAIVQGGRWNLKNAKFREDFTPLDETCHCYTCQNFSRAYISHLVRSQEILAYTLLSIHNITELIRFTQKIREAILSDRFVAEFGHWLNSSESAPDEGEITNDY, encoded by the coding sequence ATGAGTGCGAATTTTTCTTTTCAATGTCTTGCTTGCTGTAGCCAAACCAAAGCTAGAGCCGGAGTGTTTTTCACCCCTCACGGTCTTGTCGAAACCCCCAGATTTATGCCAGTGGGAACGCTGGCAAATGTCAAAACTATTACCCCAGCCCAGCTACGAGATACTGGGGCGCAAATGATCTTATCCAATACTTATCATCTTCACCTACAACCAGGGGAAGCGATCGTGGCTGGGGGTGGTGGGTTGCACAAATTTATGGGGTGGAACGGCCCAATGCTCACAGATTCGGGTGGGTTTCAGGTCTTCAGCTTAAGTGAGATGCGAAAAATTACTGAAGAAGGTGTAACTTTCCGCTCACCCCATGATGGACGAATTATTAACTTGACACCAGAACGCTCCATTGAGATTCAAAATACTTTAGGGGCAGATGTGATTATGGCCTTTGATGAGTGTCCACCCTACCCAGCGACTCGCGAAGAAGTGGAAACCGCAACTGACCGCACTTATCGCTGGTTAGAACGTTGCATAACGGCTCATCAAAATAGTGAGCAGGCTTTGTTTGGAATTGTCCAAGGGGGCGTGTATTTAGATTTGCGTTGCCGTGCGGCTGAAGCTTTGGCTAAGTTAGATTTGCCCGGATACGCCATTGGTGGCGTAAGTGTGGGAGAACCACCAGAAATGATGGCTGAAATTGTCAAAGTGACAGCACCGCTTCTACCCCCCGATAAGCCGCGCTACTTGATGGGTGTAGGTACTTATCGGGAAATGGCGATCGCGATCGCATCTGGTGTAGATTTATTTGATTGTGTAATTCCCACCCGTTGGGCGAGACATGGAACGGCGATAGTCCAAGGCGGACGCTGGAATTTAAAAAATGCTAAGTTTCGTGAAGATTTTACGCCCTTAGATGAAACTTGTCACTGTTACACTTGTCAAAATTTTAGCCGTGCTTATATATCTCATTTAGTGCGATCGCAGGAAATTTTGGCTTATACCTTGTTGAGCATTCACAACATTACTGAGCTAATTCGCTTTACGCAAAAAATTAGAGAAGCAATATTGAGCGATCGCTTTGTGGCAGAATTTGGACACTGGCTCAACTCATCTGAATCAGCACCAGATGAGGGGGAAATTACAAATGACTATTGA
- the psbM gene encoding photosystem II reaction center protein PsbM, giving the protein MQVNDLGFIASILFVLVPAVFLLILYIQTASREGGKDS; this is encoded by the coding sequence ATGCAAGTTAATGACCTGGGGTTCATAGCGAGCATTTTGTTCGTACTAGTCCCCGCTGTGTTTTTACTAATTCTGTACATCCAAACTGCTAGCCGCGAAGGTGGAAAAGATAGTTAA
- a CDS encoding alkaline phosphatase PhoX produces the protein MTFSRRKFFAIAGTTAVGTLMVSPMEGLLARQAFGRRFGKGYGPLFPGADGILELPRGFQYRVISRTGTLMSDGNLEPSNHDGMAAFPGPRNTTILVRNHELSNSTGTRLPGVEVLNPYDPICRGGTTTLIVGRDRQLIKEFASLGGTIRNCAGGLTPWGSWISCEEDTTIPSLSNRVTKPHGYNFEVPASATSPVNPVPLVAMGRFNHEAIAVDPKTGIVYQTEDKGDSLFYRFIPTEYGNLKAGGTLQALRIKEKPQVNTTTGFVVGQKWDVDWVTIPEPNPTTVDNVRSQGRALGAAQFNRGEGIWYDDNQGKKDKNGKDDDKKSKGEFYFTATSGGPVGGGQVWRYIPGKETIELFVESQSRDELDMPDNIVVAPFGDLILCEDGGGDNFLRGVTPQGELYDFARNALNDSEFCGACFSPDGDTLFVNIQTPGITLAIWGPWTSHRD, from the coding sequence ATGACATTTTCAAGACGTAAATTCTTTGCAATAGCAGGTACTACTGCTGTGGGCACTTTAATGGTGTCCCCTATGGAAGGTCTTCTTGCCAGACAAGCTTTTGGTCGAAGATTTGGTAAAGGATATGGGCCGCTTTTCCCCGGTGCTGATGGAATTTTAGAATTACCAAGAGGATTTCAGTATCGAGTTATATCTCGTACAGGTACTTTGATGAGCGATGGCAATCTAGAGCCTAGTAATCATGATGGGATGGCAGCTTTCCCTGGCCCCAGAAATACAACAATTTTGGTTCGCAATCACGAACTAAGTAACAGTACTGGCACTCGTCTACCAGGAGTAGAAGTGCTGAATCCCTACGATCCTATATGCAGAGGTGGCACTACAACTCTAATTGTTGGACGCGATCGCCAGTTGATCAAAGAGTTTGCTTCTCTCGGTGGAACCATTCGTAACTGTGCAGGTGGTCTAACTCCTTGGGGTTCATGGATTAGCTGTGAAGAAGATACAACTATACCGAGTCTAAGTAATAGAGTCACCAAGCCACACGGTTATAACTTTGAGGTTCCAGCTAGCGCCACCTCTCCTGTAAACCCAGTGCCTCTAGTTGCTATGGGACGGTTTAATCATGAGGCTATAGCTGTAGATCCCAAAACTGGGATTGTCTATCAGACTGAAGATAAAGGAGATAGCCTCTTCTACCGTTTTATCCCCACAGAGTATGGCAATTTAAAAGCAGGAGGCACTCTCCAGGCTTTGAGGATTAAGGAGAAGCCTCAGGTTAACACCACCACCGGTTTTGTAGTTGGACAGAAATGGGATGTAGATTGGGTAACTATTCCTGAACCAAATCCCACGACTGTAGATAATGTCAGATCCCAAGGTCGTGCTTTAGGTGCAGCCCAGTTTAACCGTGGGGAAGGCATTTGGTACGATGACAACCAGGGCAAGAAAGACAAAAACGGCAAGGATGACGACAAGAAGAGCAAAGGTGAATTTTACTTCACTGCTACAAGTGGCGGCCCTGTAGGTGGTGGTCAGGTATGGCGCTACATTCCAGGTAAAGAGACAATTGAACTGTTTGTTGAATCTCAATCTAGAGATGAGCTAGACATGCCCGATAACATAGTTGTGGCACCTTTTGGCGATCTCATTCTCTGTGAAGATGGCGGTGGTGACAATTTCTTAAGAGGTGTTACACCCCAAGGTGAACTCTATGATTTTGCGCGTAACGCCTTAAATGATAGCGAATTTTGTGGAGCTTGCTTTTCACCTGATGGTGATACTTTGTTCGTCAACATTCAAACCCCTGGTATTACTTTAGCTATCTGGGGCCCTTGGACAAGTCATCGAGACTAA
- a CDS encoding PAS domain-containing sensor histidine kinase, which yields MTKENFKQAIVEAHQRLENLSQLASLAAEKYIGQDSPRELLQQAMTEISISLEELQQQNEELIATRNLVEAESQRYYDLFNFAPDGYLLTDATGIIQEANYAAAKLLKVRQSYLIGKPLAVFVHQTERQKFRQIMLQLQQQRQIHREELQIFHEEGSTDFPAELTAIAVQDSQGKTGNLRWLFRDISEQQAALRDRHQQDQKIREQAALLDITTDAIIVEDLHNQILFWNQGAEKMYGWQVQEAQGNNAWELLFKKTSPLLLTAQKTVIEHGTWQGELHKFRKDGVERIIASRWTLMLDAVGLPKSILIIDTDITEKKQLEIQLLRSQRLESLGTLASGIAHDLNNLLTPIMGIAHLLPLKYPHLDDVSLQMLKILETNAKRGGDLVGQILSFTGGYEREHTIVLVSQLIEDIKQIAQQAFPKLIDIKINIAPNVGMIVGDSTALHQVLMNLVVNARDAMPHGGKLCISAAKVFIDENYARMHIGATVNSYVRITVTDTGVGIHSEIIDRIFDPFFTTKEVGKGTGLGLSILMGIVKSHGGFVEVASEVGIGTKFQVYLPSKEGSISQVIDEIELSRGHGELILVVDDEVAITQIAKTTLEFSNYKVLTAKNGIEAIALYTEHKDEIKLVLMDMMMPLMGGETTISTLQIINPQVQIIAMSGLAKSEVLVQTMGIGIQGFLVKPFTANELLSVVQTIFR from the coding sequence ATGACTAAGGAAAATTTTAAACAAGCGATTGTCGAAGCGCATCAACGACTGGAAAATCTCTCACAGCTTGCAAGTCTGGCGGCAGAGAAATATATAGGACAGGATTCCCCTAGAGAGCTTTTGCAACAAGCGATGACCGAAATCTCTATTTCTCTGGAAGAGTTACAGCAACAAAATGAGGAATTGATCGCTACACGCAATTTGGTAGAAGCAGAAAGCCAACGTTATTACGATTTATTTAACTTTGCCCCAGATGGTTACTTGCTTACAGATGCTACTGGAATTATCCAGGAAGCTAATTATGCTGCGGCTAAGTTATTGAAGGTGCGCCAGTCTTACCTGATTGGTAAACCACTGGCTGTATTTGTGCATCAGACAGAACGGCAGAAATTTCGTCAAATTATGCTGCAATTGCAACAGCAGAGGCAAATCCACAGAGAAGAGTTACAGATTTTTCATGAAGAAGGAAGTACAGACTTTCCCGCAGAACTAACAGCGATCGCTGTGCAAGATAGTCAGGGTAAAACTGGAAACTTGCGCTGGTTATTTAGAGACATTAGCGAACAGCAAGCTGCGCTACGCGATCGCCATCAGCAAGATCAGAAAATTCGCGAACAAGCTGCCCTATTAGACATCACAACAGATGCAATTATTGTAGAAGATTTGCACAACCAAATCTTATTCTGGAACCAAGGCGCAGAGAAGATGTACGGCTGGCAAGTTCAGGAAGCTCAAGGAAACAACGCCTGGGAACTTTTATTCAAAAAAACCTCACCTCTACTATTAACGGCTCAGAAAACTGTTATTGAGCATGGAACATGGCAGGGAGAGTTGCATAAATTTAGAAAAGATGGTGTGGAAAGAATTATTGCTAGCCGCTGGACGTTGATGCTTGATGCTGTCGGCTTGCCTAAATCAATCCTGATTATTGACACCGATATTACCGAGAAAAAACAACTCGAAATTCAGCTATTGCGTAGTCAACGTTTAGAAAGCTTAGGCACTCTCGCTAGCGGTATCGCTCACGATCTCAACAATCTTCTCACTCCAATCATGGGAATTGCTCATCTGTTGCCCCTAAAATATCCCCATCTTGATGACGTTTCGCTGCAAATGCTGAAGATACTAGAAACCAATGCCAAACGAGGCGGTGATTTGGTGGGGCAAATTTTGTCATTTACCGGTGGTTATGAAAGAGAACACACAATTGTGCTTGTATCGCAACTCATCGAAGATATCAAGCAGATAGCCCAACAAGCATTTCCCAAATTGATCGACATCAAAATAAATATAGCGCCAAATGTCGGGATGATTGTCGGAGACAGTACTGCACTGCATCAGGTGTTAATGAACCTAGTAGTCAATGCTCGTGATGCTATGCCTCATGGCGGTAAACTCTGTATTTCTGCCGCCAAGGTGTTCATTGATGAAAACTATGCCAGGATGCACATTGGCGCAACAGTTAATTCCTACGTGAGGATTACAGTTACGGATACTGGAGTTGGCATTCACTCAGAAATTATCGATCGGATTTTTGATCCCTTTTTCACCACTAAAGAAGTGGGTAAGGGTACAGGATTGGGTTTATCTATATTGATGGGCATTGTTAAAAGCCACGGTGGTTTTGTGGAAGTAGCCAGCGAGGTAGGAATTGGAACAAAATTCCAAGTATACTTGCCAAGCAAGGAGGGTAGCATTTCTCAAGTAATAGATGAGATAGAACTGTCAAGAGGCCACGGAGAATTGATTTTAGTTGTCGATGATGAAGTAGCTATCACTCAGATCGCCAAAACCACACTAGAATTCTCTAACTACAAAGTATTGACTGCCAAAAATGGTATTGAGGCCATTGCTCTGTACACCGAGCATAAAGATGAAATTAAGCTAGTGCTGATGGATATGATGATGCCGTTAATGGGTGGAGAAACAACCATCAGCACCCTGCAAATCATCAATCCACAAGTGCAAATTATTGCTATGAGTGGATTAGCTAAGTCTGAGGTATTGGTACAAACTATGGGTATTGGTATCCAAGGCTTTTTAGTGAAACCTTTCACCGCCAATGAATTATTGAGCGTTGTTCAAACAATCTTCCGTTAA
- a CDS encoding ComF family protein has translation MHIWIKNLTSLLNLFLQSHCPLCQRSTSQEFCQNCTRQLQKCQRKDPISLWQEPIPVFGWGEYGGPVKRAIAAMKYENQPQIARPLGQWLGEAWLLNSPRRDSQPVVVPIPLHAGKQKQRKYNQAALIAQSFCEITGLKLKLNGLVRVRETEAQFGLSVSKREKNLAQAFAVGQEFRHHPPNIPVLLVDDIYTTGATARSAVQTLRQYGIVVLGLVAVATAVKDG, from the coding sequence ATGCACATTTGGATTAAAAATCTCACAAGTTTACTCAATCTTTTTCTCCAATCCCATTGCCCCCTATGTCAACGCTCAACTTCTCAAGAATTCTGCCAGAACTGCACCAGACAATTACAAAAATGTCAACGTAAAGACCCAATTTCTCTATGGCAAGAGCCAATACCAGTTTTTGGCTGGGGGGAGTATGGTGGCCCGGTGAAACGAGCGATCGCGGCGATGAAATACGAAAATCAACCCCAAATAGCTCGTCCTTTGGGTCAATGGTTAGGAGAAGCATGGTTGTTAAATTCACCGAGGCGAGATAGCCAGCCTGTGGTAGTTCCCATCCCACTCCACGCTGGCAAACAAAAGCAACGTAAATACAATCAAGCCGCACTGATCGCACAAAGCTTCTGCGAAATAACTGGATTAAAATTAAAACTAAACGGTCTAGTAAGAGTGCGAGAAACTGAAGCGCAATTTGGTTTATCGGTATCTAAACGAGAAAAAAACTTGGCTCAAGCTTTTGCTGTTGGGCAAGAATTTCGCCATCATCCTCCAAATATCCCAGTGCTGTTAGTGGACGACATTTATACTACTGGTGCTACTGCCAGGTCTGCTGTGCAAACACTTCGTCAGTATGGAATTGTAGTCTTAGGATTAGTAGCTGTAGCCACTGCTGTCAAAGACGGATGA
- the cobS gene encoding adenosylcobinamide-GDP ribazoletransferase, whose amino-acid sequence MTKQQQWWKKLLLKLAASIIFYTIIPLPYLSGLDFRGVARLVVLVGLIIGGILGLVDTGMDYIGMPVLTRSALVVSVWIGITGGLHLDGAMDTADGLAVGDPDRRLEVMADSATGAFGAMAAIALVILKITALTDMPENRCLLLMAACGWGRWGQQLAIARYPYLKATGKGAFHKQAIRSYKDLLPGLLLLFSLSGLLWLIDKQQLFLALAMIIAGSAIATLTGAWFNHKLGGHTGDTYGAVVEWTEALFLCVLTAVGS is encoded by the coding sequence ATGACGAAACAGCAACAGTGGTGGAAAAAGCTGCTGTTAAAGCTGGCAGCTAGTATTATATTTTATACAATTATTCCACTGCCGTATTTGAGCGGATTGGATTTTCGGGGAGTGGCACGTCTTGTTGTACTTGTCGGGTTGATAATTGGGGGAATTTTAGGGTTAGTGGATACGGGGATGGATTATATTGGTATGCCCGTGTTAACTCGTAGTGCTTTGGTAGTAAGTGTTTGGATTGGCATCACAGGAGGATTGCACTTAGATGGGGCAATGGATACTGCCGATGGTTTGGCAGTGGGTGACCCAGATCGGCGATTGGAGGTGATGGCGGATAGTGCCACAGGAGCCTTTGGGGCAATGGCTGCGATCGCCTTGGTGATACTAAAAATAACCGCCTTGACAGATATGCCAGAAAACCGTTGCTTGTTGCTAATGGCTGCTTGTGGTTGGGGACGTTGGGGACAGCAACTAGCGATCGCCCGATATCCCTATCTGAAAGCAACTGGTAAAGGCGCATTTCACAAACAAGCCATTCGTTCCTACAAAGATTTGTTACCAGGACTATTGTTGTTGTTTAGTTTGAGTGGTTTACTTTGGCTGATAGATAAACAGCAGCTATTTCTCGCACTGGCAATGATAATTGCTGGAAGTGCGATCGCCACTTTAACCGGTGCATGGTTCAACCATAAACTAGGCGGGCACACCGGAGATACCTACGGCGCAGTCGTCGAGTGGACTGAAGCCTTATTTCTCTGCGTATTGACCGCCGTAGGAAGTTAG
- a CDS encoding VOC family protein: MKLQLTHLRLLVSNYKDSFLFYRDLLKFDVDWGDEDSGYAEFNTGYLKLGLFKKELMAEVVPRIEQPSYVASRDKTVLVFAVDNVDEVYEQVKAQNAIVVTEPQDRSDWGIRTAHFRDPDGNLIEIYNNLGIVS; this comes from the coding sequence ATGAAGCTTCAGTTAACACACCTGAGACTACTTGTCTCAAACTATAAAGATTCTTTTCTGTTCTACCGGGATCTGCTAAAGTTTGATGTCGATTGGGGCGATGAAGATAGCGGATATGCTGAGTTTAATACCGGATATCTCAAACTAGGTTTGTTTAAAAAAGAATTAATGGCTGAAGTAGTCCCCAGAATTGAACAGCCTTCTTATGTTGCTAGTCGAGATAAAACTGTTTTAGTTTTCGCAGTCGATAACGTGGATGAGGTCTATGAGCAAGTAAAAGCTCAGAATGCGATCGTTGTGACTGAACCGCAAGATCGCTCAGACTGGGGAATTCGTACAGCTCATTTCCGCGATCCTGATGGCAATCTCATCGAAATCTACAACAATCTCGGAATTGTCAGTTAA
- a CDS encoding 2Fe-2S iron-sulfur cluster-binding protein — protein MGNIKFVKENKEVVAADGANLRLKAIQNGIDIYTLIGKMTNCGGNGQCGTCVVEIVEGLANLSPRTDVENRKFKKKPDNYRLACQTLVNGSVSVVTKP, from the coding sequence ATGGGTAATATCAAATTCGTTAAAGAGAATAAAGAAGTAGTAGCGGCAGATGGTGCTAATCTCCGGCTCAAGGCGATCCAAAATGGCATTGATATATATACATTGATTGGCAAGATGACCAATTGTGGTGGTAATGGTCAATGTGGTACTTGTGTTGTGGAGATAGTCGAAGGACTAGCAAATCTTTCCCCCCGCACAGACGTAGAAAACCGGAAATTCAAGAAAAAACCGGATAATTACCGCCTTGCCTGTCAAACTTTAGTGAATGGCTCAGTCAGCGTAGTCACGAAGCCTTAA
- a CDS encoding GNAT family N-acetyltransferase, with protein MKNYYQDFIIRDWVKSDRTRAAEVISYVLSEYGLGWEPNGADRDVLRVEEYYLATGGEFWVIEHQSQLVGTGAYYPIHRGEKAVEIRKMYLLPSIRGLGLGKYLLQQLEAAIAKRGFQEIWIETASVLVEAVKLYESNGYTPATGVETTRCDRVYVKSLVNGH; from the coding sequence ATGAAAAACTATTATCAAGATTTTATAATTCGTGATTGGGTGAAAAGCGATCGCACAAGAGCCGCTGAAGTTATCAGTTATGTATTATCAGAATACGGTTTGGGTTGGGAACCAAACGGTGCTGACCGAGATGTGCTGCGAGTAGAGGAATATTATTTAGCTACTGGGGGAGAGTTTTGGGTAATTGAACACCAAAGCCAGTTAGTCGGTACTGGAGCATACTACCCCATACACCGAGGCGAAAAAGCTGTAGAAATCCGCAAAATGTATCTTTTACCCAGCATCAGGGGTTTGGGATTAGGGAAATATTTGTTACAACAGCTAGAAGCAGCGATCGCAAAGCGTGGTTTTCAGGAAATTTGGATTGAAACCGCCAGCGTTTTGGTGGAAGCAGTCAAGCTGTATGAAAGCAACGGCTACACCCCAGCAACGGGGGTAGAAACAACAAGGTGCGATCGCGTGTATGTGAAGTCATTGGTCAATGGTCATTAG
- a CDS encoding CheR family methyltransferase, protein MTSAERDPKFENLLIYLRQSRGFDFTGYKRSTLIRRVLKRMQSLTIENFEEYQDYLEVYPEEFNYLFNTILINVTAFFRDSSAWEYIAEEILPNLIRNKKTSDQIRIWSAGCASGEEAYTLAMLMAEILGAEEFRQRVKIYATDVDEDALNQARLAIYSAKDVQTVPDELRQKYFEIVGNRYVFRQDLRRSVIFGRHDLLQDAPISRLDLLVSRNTLMYFNSETQGRILARFHFALNDNGFLFLGKAEMLLMHSSLFLPLDLKNRIFTKVSTVNLRDRLLVMANSVDDESSSRLARHLRLRDMGFDTAPIAQIIIDINGTLVMVNEQARTLFALSPKDLARPFQDLELSYRPVELRSLIERAYTERRPVSLTNVERYLSNTETQYLDVQITPLQETDTSFLGVSISFHDVTRYIQLQDALQRSQQELETTNEELQSTNEELETTNEELQSTNEELETTNEELQSTNEELETMNEELQSTNEELQTINNELSERTTELNRTNIFLVSILKSLQTGIVVIDSSFNISIWNYMVEDLWGLRTDEVIGKSIFSLDIGLPVEQLRSPIRDSLSGKKQFQEMILDATNRRGRQIKCYLAITPLLGIEMRGAVLMMVDIERVNSMISTQEIEERQQQE, encoded by the coding sequence ATGACTTCTGCCGAAAGAGATCCCAAATTTGAAAATCTACTGATTTATCTCAGACAAAGCCGGGGATTTGATTTTACAGGCTATAAACGCTCGACTTTGATACGTCGGGTACTCAAGCGGATGCAGTCATTAACTATAGAAAATTTTGAAGAATATCAAGACTATCTAGAAGTTTATCCAGAAGAATTCAATTATCTTTTTAACACTATCCTAATTAACGTTACTGCTTTTTTTCGAGATTCATCAGCTTGGGAATATATCGCAGAAGAAATACTGCCTAATCTGATTAGAAATAAAAAAACTTCTGACCAAATTCGCATCTGGAGCGCTGGCTGTGCTTCTGGAGAAGAAGCTTATACTCTGGCAATGTTGATGGCTGAAATATTGGGAGCAGAGGAATTTCGCCAACGAGTGAAAATCTACGCTACAGATGTAGATGAAGATGCTCTCAACCAAGCGCGTCTTGCTATATATTCAGCCAAAGATGTCCAAACAGTGCCAGATGAACTGCGCCAGAAATACTTTGAAATTGTCGGCAATCGCTATGTTTTCCGCCAAGATTTGCGTCGCTCAGTGATTTTTGGTCGCCACGATTTACTTCAGGATGCGCCCATTTCGCGCTTAGATTTACTGGTCAGCCGCAATACATTAATGTATTTTAATTCTGAGACTCAAGGACGAATTCTGGCCCGGTTTCATTTTGCACTCAACGATAATGGCTTTTTGTTTTTGGGAAAAGCAGAGATGCTATTGATGCATTCTAGTCTGTTTCTACCATTGGACTTAAAAAACCGGATATTTACTAAAGTATCAACGGTGAATCTACGCGATCGCCTTTTAGTTATGGCAAATTCAGTAGATGATGAATCTAGCAGCCGTTTGGCTAGACACCTCCGGTTGCGAGACATGGGTTTTGACACAGCCCCAATCGCCCAGATAATCATTGATATAAATGGCACTCTGGTAATGGTAAACGAGCAAGCGCGGACTTTGTTCGCCCTTTCTCCCAAAGATTTAGCTCGTCCCTTCCAGGATCTAGAACTTTCTTATCGGCCGGTTGAATTGCGATCGCTAATTGAACGGGCTTATACTGAACGCCGCCCTGTGAGCCTCACAAATGTAGAGCGCTATTTATCTAACACAGAAACCCAATATCTGGATGTACAAATTACGCCTTTACAAGAAACAGACACCAGTTTTTTAGGGGTTAGTATCTCCTTTCATGATGTCACCCGTTATATTCAACTCCAAGATGCCCTGCAACGTTCCCAACAGGAATTAGAAACTACTAACGAAGAACTCCAATCTACTAACGAAGAATTAGAAACTACTAACGAAGAACTCCAATCTACTAATGAGGAATTAGAAACTACTAACGAAGAACTGCAATCCACCAATGAAGAATTGGAGACGATGAATGAAGAACTCCAATCGACTAATGAAGAATTACAGACAATTAATAACGAACTGAGCGAGCGCACCACAGAACTTAATCGCACAAACATTTTTCTTGTCTCTATTCTCAAAAGTCTCCAAACGGGAATAGTGGTAATTGACAGCAGCTTTAATATCTCTATTTGGAATTACATGGTAGAAGATTTATGGGGCTTGCGGACTGATGAAGTGATTGGAAAGTCTATCTTCAGCCTAGATATTGGGCTACCTGTCGAGCAGTTGCGATCACCTATTCGCGACTCTCTATCCGGGAAAAAACAGTTTCAAGAAATGATCCTCGATGCTACCAATCGTCGGGGTAGGCAAATAAAATGTTACTTGGCAATAACTCCGCTACTTGGCATTGAAATGCGAGGAGCAGTTTTGATGATGGTAGATATAGAGAGAGTCAATAGTATGATTTCTACTCAAGAAATAGAAGAACGGCAGCAACAGGAATAA
- a CDS encoding tRNA-(ms[2]io[6]A)-hydroxylase → MLTQLPTINVLKQPTSFAWVEQAIANLDIILLDHSHCERKAAGVALNMMFRYPSNTKMVRELTAIAREELEHFELVNQWLERRNIPLAPLPPPPYGAGLKAAVRPKEPERFLDSLLVTGLIEARSHERLGLLAAHCPEPELAKFYRGLMASEARHYGIYWVLAATYFDREIVMQRLDELATVESELLATLHPEPRIHS, encoded by the coding sequence GTGCTTACTCAGTTACCGACTATCAACGTTCTAAAACAGCCTACTAGTTTTGCTTGGGTTGAACAAGCGATCGCTAATTTAGATATTATTTTACTCGACCACTCCCACTGTGAACGCAAAGCCGCAGGCGTGGCCTTAAACATGATGTTTCGCTACCCTTCCAATACTAAAATGGTGCGAGAACTAACTGCGATCGCCCGCGAAGAACTAGAACACTTTGAACTAGTTAACCAATGGTTAGAACGCCGGAATATTCCCCTAGCTCCCCTACCACCGCCTCCCTACGGCGCAGGTTTAAAAGCTGCTGTACGCCCCAAAGAGCCTGAGCGATTTCTGGATTCCTTGCTAGTCACTGGTTTAATCGAAGCTCGCTCTCACGAACGCCTGGGACTACTAGCTGCTCACTGTCCAGAGCCAGAGTTAGCAAAATTTTATCGTGGTCTAATGGCATCCGAAGCGCGTCACTACGGTATATATTGGGTTTTAGCTGCTACTTACTTCGACAGAGAAATAGTCATGCAACGGCTTGATGAATTGGCAACTGTCGAAAGCGAGTTGCTGGCGACTTTGCACCCAGAACCTAGAATTCACAGTTAG
- a CDS encoding photosystem II reaction center protein K, which translates to MEAALLLAKLPEAYQIFDPLVDVLPVIPVFFLLLAFVWQAAVGFR; encoded by the coding sequence ATGGAAGCAGCACTTTTATTAGCAAAACTGCCTGAAGCTTACCAAATCTTCGATCCTTTGGTAGACGTTCTCCCAGTCATCCCCGTATTCTTCTTGTTGCTTGCTTTCGTTTGGCAAGCAGCCGTAGGATTTAGGTAA
- a CDS encoding PPC domain-containing protein — MNKVFAAGLKQLIIIPATLLAIGISISAAFAQNKLYSPIPLSNSTEITDSLSDKDIPTGQGGFARDYTVKLQKGDNLAVDLSSENFDSIITLLAPDGSTLAENDDGPDGTSNSLLFTRIVETGNYVIRVRSFGETGVGAFKLKVTKLQPIK; from the coding sequence ATGAATAAAGTTTTTGCGGCAGGTTTAAAGCAACTCATCATCATTCCTGCCACATTGCTGGCAATAGGCATAAGTATAAGTGCAGCTTTTGCTCAAAATAAGTTGTATAGTCCAATTCCTTTATCTAACAGTACTGAAATTACTGATAGTCTCTCAGACAAAGACATTCCCACAGGTCAAGGTGGGTTTGCTCGTGATTACACAGTGAAGTTACAGAAGGGCGATAATTTAGCTGTTGACCTGTCATCTGAAAACTTTGACAGCATCATCACACTACTAGCACCTGATGGTTCGACTCTGGCAGAAAATGATGATGGCCCTGATGGTACTAGCAATTCCCTACTATTTACTCGCATCGTAGAGACAGGGAATTATGTGATTCGTGTCCGGTCTTTTGGGGAAACTGGGGTTGGGGCTTTTAAACTCAAGGTGACAAAGTTGCAACCAATTAAATGA